A genomic segment from Pollutimonas thiosulfatoxidans encodes:
- a CDS encoding ABC transporter ATP-binding protein: MPLKWGFPVPFSAMTIEHYAVRVENIHKAYGSNEVLRGISFSAEKGHVLSIIGASGSGKSTLLRCINHLVVPDQGEVHIAGEVLRSHRKRDGVVVSSDARQLERVRARLGMVFQSFNLWSHRSALHNVIEGPVHVQGIARDEAIAHAMQLLDKVGMADKRDAYPAELSGGQQQRVAIARALAMNPDVLLFDEPTSALDPEMVGEVLRVIRQLADEGRSMILVTHEMKFAREVSDHTLFMHNGLIEEEGPPAALFDQPQSPRLRQFLLPTQ; this comes from the coding sequence ATGCCGCTAAAATGGGGCTTTCCAGTCCCATTTAGCGCCATGACTATCGAGCATTACGCCGTTCGCGTCGAGAACATCCATAAGGCCTACGGCAGCAATGAAGTGTTGCGCGGTATCTCGTTCAGCGCCGAAAAGGGACATGTGCTGTCCATCATCGGCGCCTCCGGCTCAGGGAAAAGCACGCTATTGCGCTGCATTAACCATTTGGTTGTCCCCGACCAGGGCGAGGTTCATATCGCCGGCGAGGTCCTGCGCAGTCACCGCAAACGCGACGGCGTCGTCGTCAGCAGCGACGCCCGCCAACTCGAGCGGGTACGCGCCCGGCTGGGGATGGTCTTTCAAAGCTTCAATTTGTGGTCGCATCGCAGTGCCTTGCACAACGTCATCGAAGGTCCGGTGCATGTCCAGGGCATCGCGCGGGACGAAGCCATAGCTCATGCCATGCAGTTATTGGACAAGGTGGGCATGGCCGACAAGCGCGATGCCTATCCGGCCGAGCTGTCGGGCGGACAACAGCAACGGGTCGCCATCGCCCGGGCCTTGGCCATGAACCCCGATGTCTTGCTGTTTGACGAGCCGACCTCTGCGCTGGACCCTGAAATGGTCGGCGAGGTGCTTAGAGTCATCCGGCAACTGGCTGATGAAGGCCGCAGCATGATACTCGTTACCCACGAAATGAAGTTCGCTCGTGAGGTTTCCGACCACACCCTGTTCATGCACAATGGCCTGATCGAGGAAGAGGGCCCGCCGGCTGCCCTGTTCGACCAACCACAGTCGCCGCGATTGCGTCAGTTTTTGCTGCCTACGCAATAA
- a CDS encoding RNA polymerase factor sigma-54, translating into MTYELQARQQTTLTPRLQQSVKLLQMSTLDFSREVAEAIANNPFLEEQEESDGVTADKGQGTILPDNELHGQNHEDIIMGDAASDDSPGDDMPETQHIAPDTSESAASYSGDYPASRNNDHPDTDVGQWARSETSLHESLRADLCGYQLSERDRYMVEFIIEAIDDDGYLRVPFAELAEPSQFSPPASNEEWEVALRLVQQLAANGLGARNLAECLTLQLQGMPDDTPGRALAMTIVDGHLDRLGRCDYAGLAKSLHHPADDIQEACMLIRKLDPRPGRRYSNVDPACYVIPDVVVRKVGKLWVAVPNDDAIPQARLNNAYAQMFRETRYSERSLMAQALQEARWLMRSLEQRSSTIQRVAQAIVARQQTFFDYGEIALRPMMLSEIADELGMHESTVSRATSNKYLASPRGIFEFKHFFSRELATRTGGTCSAVAVRALIREMIDEENPKDPLSDVTLASKLAREGVIVARRTVSKYRAQIKYPPAEMRRAP; encoded by the coding sequence ATGACTTATGAGCTGCAGGCTCGCCAACAAACCACCTTGACGCCTCGGTTGCAGCAGTCCGTAAAGTTGCTGCAAATGTCGACGCTGGATTTCAGCCGCGAGGTGGCTGAAGCTATCGCCAATAACCCCTTTCTCGAAGAGCAAGAGGAAAGCGATGGCGTAACAGCAGATAAGGGGCAAGGCACGATCCTGCCCGACAACGAGCTGCATGGCCAGAACCATGAGGACATCATCATGGGCGACGCGGCATCGGACGACTCGCCCGGCGACGACATGCCGGAAACCCAGCATATCGCCCCCGATACCAGCGAGTCCGCGGCCAGCTATTCCGGCGACTATCCGGCCAGCCGCAACAACGACCATCCCGACACCGACGTTGGCCAATGGGCGCGTAGCGAAACCAGCCTGCACGAGTCCTTGCGGGCCGATCTGTGCGGCTATCAGTTAAGCGAACGGGACCGCTATATGGTCGAGTTCATTATCGAAGCCATAGACGACGACGGCTACTTGCGCGTGCCCTTTGCCGAGCTGGCCGAACCCTCGCAATTCTCGCCTCCGGCCAGCAACGAAGAGTGGGAAGTGGCGTTGCGGCTGGTCCAGCAACTGGCCGCTAACGGTCTGGGCGCCCGCAACCTGGCCGAATGCCTGACCTTGCAATTGCAAGGCATGCCGGACGACACCCCCGGTCGCGCGCTGGCCATGACCATCGTTGACGGCCACCTGGATCGCCTGGGACGCTGCGACTATGCAGGCTTGGCCAAGTCGCTCCATCATCCGGCGGACGACATCCAGGAAGCCTGCATGTTGATACGCAAGCTGGATCCGCGGCCCGGGCGCCGCTACAGCAATGTCGATCCCGCCTGCTATGTCATCCCGGACGTCGTGGTGCGCAAGGTGGGCAAGCTGTGGGTGGCTGTTCCCAATGATGACGCCATTCCCCAGGCGCGCCTGAATAACGCCTACGCCCAGATGTTCCGCGAGACCCGCTACAGCGAACGCTCCCTGATGGCGCAAGCGCTGCAGGAGGCGCGCTGGCTGATGCGCAGCCTGGAGCAGCGCAGCAGCACCATACAGCGGGTCGCACAAGCTATCGTGGCTCGGCAACAAACCTTCTTCGACTACGGCGAGATCGCACTGCGTCCCATGATGCTTAGCGAGATCGCCGACGAACTGGGCATGCACGAGTCCACGGTATCGCGTGCGACCAGCAATAAGTACCTGGCGTCGCCTCGCGGGATCTTCGAGTTCAAACACTTTTTCTCCCGGGAGCTTGCCACGCGGACGGGTGGCACATGTTCGGCCGTAGCGGTTCGCGCTCTCATCCGCGAGATGATCGACGAAGAGAACCCGAAGGACCCGCTCTCCGATGTCACCCTGGCCAGCAAGCTGGCCCGCGAGGGTGTGATCGTGGCGCGACGCACCGTATCGAAGTACCGGGCGCAGATCAAATACCCGCCGGCGGAAATGCGCCGCGCCCCTTAG
- a CDS encoding BON domain-containing protein: MSNHQSGRGNRSHHDNRGDYDDSFADQRDPQHGMGNRPRHWQGKDSGEHGAYRDEPEFDRRSYGTGNQYGEAGAHARRQSQQRRRDGGFAPDDHGSDDFGRGNETVRDERDEPGRYSGAHAARPGQGLRSRSADPGQSSYGGFVNEDPRFQRQQLEHYEGGRGYPGYHHSAQGGQQAGSRSERQQHAYGGRPTMPKGYQRSDERLMDDVCERLSRRGLDVREVSVQVSAGTVSLEGSVADRRTKHAIEDCVDGVPGVQDVDNRIRITRDGGASASSRGE, encoded by the coding sequence GTGAGCAACCATCAATCGGGACGGGGCAACCGTTCGCATCACGACAACAGAGGCGATTACGACGACTCCTTCGCAGACCAGCGTGATCCCCAGCATGGCATGGGCAATCGCCCGAGACATTGGCAGGGCAAGGACTCTGGAGAGCACGGTGCCTACCGCGACGAGCCAGAATTCGACAGACGTTCCTATGGCACGGGTAACCAATACGGCGAGGCGGGAGCCCACGCACGCAGGCAGAGCCAGCAGCGGCGCCGTGACGGCGGGTTCGCGCCGGATGACCATGGCTCTGACGACTTTGGCCGAGGCAACGAAACGGTGCGGGACGAGCGGGATGAGCCGGGCCGGTATAGCGGCGCGCATGCAGCCCGGCCCGGACAGGGCTTGCGTAGCCGCAGCGCCGATCCCGGACAAAGCAGCTATGGCGGATTTGTCAACGAGGATCCCCGCTTTCAGCGGCAGCAGTTGGAGCATTACGAAGGTGGGCGAGGTTATCCGGGCTATCACCACAGCGCACAAGGCGGTCAGCAAGCCGGCTCGCGCAGCGAGCGCCAGCAGCACGCCTATGGTGGCCGCCCTACGATGCCCAAGGGCTACCAGCGCTCCGACGAGAGGCTGATGGATGACGTATGCGAGCGCCTTAGCCGCCGTGGGCTGGACGTGCGCGAGGTGTCGGTGCAAGTTTCTGCCGGCACGGTGTCATTGGAAGGCAGCGTAGCGGACAGGCGAACCAAGCATGCGATCGAAGACTGCGTTGACGGCGTTCCCGGCGTGCAAGACGTCGACAATCGTATCCGCATCACTCGTGACGGTGGGGCGAGCGCCTCGTCCAGAGGAGAGTGA
- a CDS encoding glycosyltransferase: MHRIAIVSEHASPIAQAGGVDSGGQNIYVANVARQLAALGHRVDVFTRLDNPYLPEEMDWDLGVRIVHVPAGPARTMPKEDLLAHMDDFGAWMANYVATRDEPYSLIHANFFMSAMASLPVARRAAIPLAVTFHALGRVRRQHQAEADRFPDARFRIEDDIVRHADRIIAECPQDRLDLIELYGADAERIDMVPCGYDHNEMRPMDQAGQRAELGWEADTFYLLQLGRMVPRKGIDNVISALSRLRKRYGVNARLCVVGGEAADSSTGDAPELARLKAVAQAEGVRDYVDFAGRKGRRLLSRYYGAADVFVTTPWYEPFGITPVEAMACARPVIGSDTGGIRYTVVDGDTGFLVPPKDPDALAARLALLAGNPALGKRMGAAGARRAKRLFTWEKVGSDLAQVFDELVPGTVTSAARPAWRAAQRLSA; this comes from the coding sequence ATGCACAGGATAGCCATCGTTAGCGAACATGCCTCGCCCATTGCGCAAGCGGGAGGGGTGGATAGTGGCGGCCAGAACATCTATGTGGCCAATGTTGCGCGCCAGCTGGCGGCCCTGGGCCACCGCGTCGACGTTTTCACACGACTGGACAATCCCTATTTGCCTGAAGAGATGGATTGGGATCTGGGCGTGCGGATCGTGCATGTTCCTGCCGGTCCGGCGCGCACCATGCCCAAGGAAGATCTGCTTGCACACATGGACGACTTCGGGGCCTGGATGGCCAACTATGTCGCGACGCGCGACGAACCCTACAGTCTGATACACGCCAACTTCTTCATGTCGGCCATGGCGTCCCTGCCTGTGGCGCGCCGCGCCGCAATTCCGCTGGCTGTGACCTTTCACGCATTGGGGCGGGTAAGGCGCCAACATCAGGCGGAGGCGGATCGTTTTCCCGACGCCCGATTCCGGATCGAGGACGATATCGTGCGCCACGCCGACCGCATCATCGCGGAATGCCCGCAAGATCGCCTTGATCTGATCGAATTGTATGGCGCGGACGCCGAGCGCATCGACATGGTTCCTTGTGGCTACGACCATAACGAGATGCGGCCAATGGATCAGGCCGGCCAGCGCGCTGAGTTGGGATGGGAAGCCGATACCTTTTATTTGCTGCAGCTGGGAAGGATGGTGCCTCGCAAGGGTATTGATAACGTCATCTCGGCACTGAGCCGTTTGCGCAAGAGGTATGGCGTGAATGCCCGGCTGTGCGTCGTGGGGGGCGAGGCGGCGGACTCATCCACGGGTGATGCCCCCGAACTCGCGCGCCTCAAGGCGGTCGCGCAGGCGGAAGGCGTAAGAGATTACGTCGATTTCGCAGGGCGCAAAGGCAGACGCCTGCTGTCGCGCTATTACGGCGCGGCAGACGTGTTTGTGACGACGCCCTGGTACGAGCCGTTTGGCATCACGCCGGTCGAAGCCATGGCTTGCGCGCGTCCGGTGATAGGGTCTGATACCGGCGGCATACGCTATACCGTGGTCGATGGCGATACCGGTTTCCTGGTACCACCAAAAGACCCGGATGCATTGGCTGCCCGACTGGCCCTGCTGGCCGGTAACCCGGCATTGGGCAAACGCATGGGCGCCGCCGGTGCCCGGCGCGCCAAGCGGCTATTCACTTGGGAGAAGGTCGGAAGCGACCTGGCGCAGGTGTTCGACGAGTTGGTTCCCGGAACGGTGACTTCAGCGGCAAGGCCTGCGTGGCGCGCCGCGCAACGGCTTTCGGCGTAA
- a CDS encoding SDR family oxidoreductase: protein MGKDDFGTLQGRVVLVTGAGRGLGAAICETLAADGAYIVATDVNEESALSIVDKIKSASGEACGFQLDVGDEQQVQQVLAAAVQHCGRLDAVINNAGIDVTVGIRELDSADWDRVLRTNLTGPFLLAKHCLAHLAPGGHIVNIASTAARRAWPNASVYHASKWGLMGLTHALHAELRSVGVKVSAVIAGGMRTPFLLDRFPDIDASLLQDPLNVARAVKFVLTQPPETVIPEVMVLPMKETSWP from the coding sequence ATGGGGAAGGATGACTTCGGTACCTTGCAAGGGCGGGTGGTACTCGTGACCGGTGCGGGTCGCGGCCTGGGCGCGGCAATCTGCGAGACGCTGGCCGCCGATGGCGCTTATATCGTGGCGACGGATGTGAACGAGGAATCGGCCTTATCGATCGTGGACAAGATCAAGAGCGCCTCAGGAGAGGCCTGCGGGTTTCAGCTTGATGTCGGGGACGAGCAACAGGTTCAGCAAGTGCTCGCTGCTGCGGTCCAGCACTGCGGGCGCCTGGACGCGGTGATCAACAACGCCGGCATCGATGTGACGGTGGGCATACGCGAGCTGGACAGCGCCGATTGGGACAGAGTGCTGCGGACCAACCTGACCGGGCCTTTTCTGCTGGCCAAACATTGCCTGGCACACCTGGCGCCCGGTGGCCACATCGTGAACATTGCGTCGACTGCGGCAAGACGGGCCTGGCCCAATGCCAGCGTTTATCACGCCAGCAAGTGGGGCCTGATGGGCTTGACCCACGCCCTGCATGCAGAACTACGATCCGTAGGGGTCAAAGTGTCGGCCGTGATTGCGGGCGGCATGCGCACGCCTTTCCTGTTGGATCGCTTTCCCGACATTGACGCATCGCTGCTACAAGATCCCTTGAATGTGGCCAGGGCAGTCAAGTTCGTGCTGACACAGCCGCCCGAAACCGTGATCCCCGAGGTCATGGTCCTACCGATGAAGGAGACTTCCTGGCCATGA
- a CDS encoding D-glycero-alpha-D-manno-heptose-1,7-bisphosphate 7-phosphatase, with product MTAAIFLDKDGTLLADVPYNVDPRRMQFAPGAKAGLARLGALGVPLIVVSNQPGVALGKFSIGDLVPMRRHLEQMFLLAGAKLDGFYYCPHHPQGVHPAYTIICDCRKPAPGLLTIAAQRRGIDLTSSWFVGDILDDVEAGRRAGCRTLLINNGNETEWRKSDWRTPDQMEPDLDAASRWICSQFSRQAERMWA from the coding sequence ATGACCGCAGCGATATTTCTGGACAAGGACGGCACCTTACTGGCTGATGTGCCGTACAACGTGGATCCCAGACGGATGCAGTTTGCCCCGGGGGCCAAGGCGGGGTTGGCCCGCCTCGGCGCCCTGGGCGTGCCTCTCATTGTGGTGAGCAATCAGCCTGGCGTGGCATTGGGCAAATTCAGCATTGGCGACTTGGTCCCCATGCGCCGGCACCTGGAGCAAATGTTCCTGTTGGCAGGCGCCAAACTGGATGGCTTTTACTATTGCCCTCATCATCCCCAAGGCGTGCACCCGGCCTATACCATCATCTGCGATTGCCGCAAACCGGCGCCTGGCTTGCTCACGATTGCAGCGCAGCGGCGCGGTATAGATCTGACATCGTCGTGGTTTGTTGGCGATATCCTGGACGATGTCGAAGCAGGCCGGCGCGCGGGGTGCCGCACCTTGCTGATCAATAATGGCAATGAAACGGAGTGGCGCAAGAGCGATTGGCGCACGCCCGACCAGATGGAACCCGACCTGGATGCTGCAAGCCGGTGGATCTGCAGCCAGTTCAGCAGACAGGCGGAGCGGATGTGGGCATGA
- a CDS encoding glycosyltransferase family 9 protein, translating to MTTSAMDWSKAQNILCVRLDNMGDVLMTTPAIRAIKTARAQRHLTLMASASGAVLRPHLTEVDDLIVYDAAWVKNDSSGNEADRAIIDTLAARQFDAAVIFTVFSQSALPAALMCHLAGIPRILAHARENPYRLLNPWVRDTEPQSGIRHEVQRQLDLVAAVGMACGNTQLSFQTREADRLALRAILRRHEVDAPGGWIVAHCGATAESRRYGAAGFARALSLLQQQGRTVLLTGTEAERGLIQSIRGRCAPGLAVVDLTGCLSLGQFACLIEDADLLISNNTGPVHIAAAVQTPVVDLYALTNPQHTPWQVAHRLLSHDVPCKYCYRSVCPQGDNACLNGVAPEAVARAACELLEETACTL from the coding sequence ATGACGACGTCGGCTATGGACTGGAGCAAGGCGCAGAACATCCTGTGCGTGCGCCTGGACAACATGGGTGATGTGCTGATGACTACGCCCGCCATCCGGGCAATCAAGACTGCCCGGGCGCAGCGACACCTGACCCTCATGGCGTCCGCCTCGGGTGCCGTGTTGCGGCCCCACCTGACGGAGGTCGACGATCTTATCGTCTACGATGCCGCCTGGGTCAAGAATGATTCCTCCGGCAACGAGGCCGACAGGGCCATCATCGATACCTTGGCGGCGCGTCAGTTCGACGCCGCAGTCATCTTCACCGTGTTCAGTCAAAGCGCCCTGCCTGCGGCATTGATGTGCCATCTGGCCGGCATACCCCGGATACTGGCGCACGCGCGCGAAAACCCCTACCGTCTGTTGAACCCCTGGGTGCGCGATACCGAGCCGCAAAGCGGGATCAGGCACGAGGTGCAGCGCCAGCTTGATCTGGTGGCGGCGGTCGGCATGGCTTGTGGCAATACACAGCTGTCGTTCCAGACCCGCGAGGCGGACCGGCTGGCATTGCGGGCCATCTTGCGCCGCCACGAGGTCGATGCGCCGGGTGGCTGGATCGTTGCCCATTGCGGCGCCACAGCCGAATCGCGACGTTATGGCGCCGCAGGCTTTGCCCGCGCTTTGTCGTTGCTGCAGCAGCAGGGACGTACCGTACTGTTGACCGGTACCGAGGCGGAGCGCGGCCTGATACAAAGCATACGCGGCCGCTGCGCGCCCGGCCTTGCCGTGGTCGACCTGACAGGGTGCCTGTCCTTGGGTCAATTCGCCTGCCTGATCGAAGATGCCGACCTGCTTATATCGAACAACACGGGTCCCGTCCACATTGCCGCGGCGGTGCAGACGCCGGTAGTGGACCTTTACGCACTCACGAACCCGCAACATACCCCGTGGCAGGTAGCTCACCGATTGTTGTCGCACGACGTGCCTTGCAAGTATTGCTATCGCAGCGTTTGCCCGCAGGGAGACAACGCATGCCTGAATGGGGTTGCGCCCGAAGCGGTCGCCAGGGCCGCCTGCGAACTGCTGGAGGAGACGGCATGCACACTTTAG
- a CDS encoding carbamoyltransferase family protein — protein MHTLGINAAFHDCSAALVRDGLVVAAAEEERFTRIKHGKRPVPFSTWQLPYHAIDYCLQEAGIHLRDVDHIAYSFDPALLIPALAPDGRMSLPLEPSAARHVEGNGSPWDPLFLSYIINAPRQLVDGVPHHLQQRYAGTTLDHVMARWQFVEHHLSHEASAFLASPYQEAAVLTMDGRGERASTSYGHYRDGKYERLRQINLPHSLGLLYEEVTRYLGFLHSSDEYKVMALASYGRPAYVNEFREILRSDDAGGYTVEPSRLVARFGPARIRGASFDAQHMDIAHSLQQVLEETVLDMARWLHHTTQSPNLCMAGGVALNCVMNGRLAAEGPFDNIWVQPAAGDAGTSLGAALWVDSLNRETTDRSWEMDHAYLGPAFDDEEIEAFLQRSRTPYTRLDDIAEVTATLLADEKIIGWFQGRMEFGPRALGARSILASPRDSAMQSRLNELKDREDFRPVAPVVLAERAHEWFDARGKPSITAPFMLFVFDVLADKADQIPAVRHTDGTARVQTVTRGQHPVLHRLLQAFEQKTGVPVLVNTSFNTRGEPVVCTPRDALESFWTSPLDALVIGSFLVEKTR, from the coding sequence ATGCACACTTTAGGAATCAACGCCGCGTTTCACGATTGCTCCGCCGCGCTGGTGCGCGATGGCCTCGTGGTCGCGGCAGCGGAGGAAGAGCGCTTTACCCGCATCAAGCATGGCAAAAGACCAGTGCCATTTTCGACCTGGCAATTGCCCTACCATGCGATCGACTATTGCTTGCAGGAAGCCGGCATCCATTTGCGCGACGTCGATCATATTGCGTATTCGTTTGATCCTGCCTTGTTGATCCCGGCCCTCGCGCCGGACGGGAGGATGTCGCTGCCGCTGGAGCCATCCGCAGCCCGGCATGTCGAAGGAAACGGATCGCCCTGGGACCCGCTGTTCCTGTCCTACATCATTAATGCCCCACGCCAGCTCGTGGACGGCGTACCCCATCACCTGCAGCAACGCTATGCCGGCACAACACTGGACCACGTCATGGCACGCTGGCAGTTCGTCGAGCATCATCTTAGCCACGAAGCCAGTGCCTTCCTGGCCAGCCCATACCAGGAGGCGGCGGTGTTGACCATGGATGGGCGGGGCGAACGGGCGTCGACCAGCTATGGGCACTATCGCGATGGCAAATACGAAAGGCTGCGACAGATCAATCTGCCGCATTCGCTGGGCCTGCTGTACGAAGAGGTGACCCGGTATTTGGGCTTCCTGCACTCGTCCGACGAATACAAGGTGATGGCGCTGGCTTCGTATGGACGTCCCGCCTACGTCAACGAGTTTCGAGAAATCCTGCGGTCCGACGATGCCGGTGGATACACCGTCGAGCCCAGCAGGCTGGTCGCGCGCTTCGGGCCGGCGCGAATTCGTGGCGCAAGCTTTGATGCGCAGCACATGGACATTGCGCATTCACTGCAACAGGTGCTGGAAGAAACCGTATTGGACATGGCCAGGTGGCTGCACCATACGACGCAGTCGCCCAACCTTTGCATGGCCGGCGGCGTGGCGCTCAATTGCGTCATGAACGGCAGGCTGGCCGCTGAGGGTCCCTTCGACAATATATGGGTGCAGCCGGCGGCCGGCGATGCCGGCACATCGCTGGGTGCTGCGCTCTGGGTAGATAGCCTCAATCGGGAAACCACGGATCGTTCCTGGGAGATGGATCACGCCTATCTTGGCCCGGCATTCGACGATGAAGAAATCGAGGCCTTCCTGCAGCGCTCCCGCACCCCCTACACGCGCCTGGACGATATCGCCGAGGTAACGGCCACACTGCTTGCCGACGAAAAGATCATTGGATGGTTCCAGGGGCGGATGGAATTCGGCCCGCGCGCGCTGGGTGCCCGGTCCATCCTGGCCTCGCCGCGCGACAGCGCGATGCAATCGCGCTTGAACGAGCTTAAAGACAGGGAGGACTTCAGGCCGGTTGCTCCCGTGGTGCTGGCCGAGCGGGCGCACGAATGGTTTGATGCTCGCGGCAAACCATCAATTACTGCGCCGTTCATGCTTTTTGTGTTTGATGTGCTGGCCGACAAAGCGGACCAGATACCAGCCGTAAGGCACACCGACGGTACGGCCAGAGTGCAAACGGTGACCCGGGGGCAGCACCCAGTATTGCACCGGCTGCTGCAGGCGTTCGAACAGAAAACGGGCGTGCCCGTGCTGGTCAATACTTCGTTCAATACGCGTGGCGAGCCGGTCGTGTGCACACCGCGGGACGCATTGGAGTCATTCTGGACGTCGCCGCTGGACGCATTGGTGATCGGCAGTTTCCTGGTGGAGAAGACCCGATGA
- a CDS encoding glycosyltransferase family 2 protein: MSAPVPVISVVVPTYQRPDLLERCLAALLKQTLARDAYEIIVCDDGPSRAAQDLAEAANERTEGRPQVRYFPVTRTQGPAGARNVGWQAARAELIAFTDDDTVPEPAWLEAGVQAMASGVEAAAGRIVMPLPERATDYERDAARLGEAEFATANVFVRRSALASVGGFDERYTQAWREDSDLHFSLLERGYTIVPAPGAVVIHPLRSARFAASISSQKKVMYDVLLYRNHPRLYRERIRRTPPWLYTAVTATLLAGVCSVLAGWQSLGFASLLVWAVLTLLFFFRRLRLSAFTLRNVGELLVSSLVIPPLSLFWRVVGARRFGLAFP; this comes from the coding sequence ATGAGCGCGCCGGTACCTGTCATCTCAGTGGTCGTCCCGACTTATCAACGACCCGACTTGCTGGAACGCTGCCTGGCTGCGTTACTGAAGCAAACATTGGCACGGGATGCCTACGAGATCATCGTTTGTGACGATGGCCCGAGCCGCGCTGCGCAAGACCTGGCCGAGGCGGCTAACGAGCGTACCGAGGGCCGGCCCCAGGTGCGGTACTTCCCGGTGACACGCACGCAAGGGCCGGCCGGCGCCCGTAACGTAGGATGGCAAGCGGCGCGGGCCGAGCTCATCGCTTTCACCGATGACGACACCGTACCCGAGCCGGCATGGCTGGAGGCGGGCGTTCAGGCGATGGCTTCCGGCGTCGAGGCCGCCGCCGGTCGTATTGTCATGCCGCTGCCAGAGCGGGCCACAGATTACGAGCGCGACGCCGCGCGCCTGGGCGAAGCCGAGTTCGCAACGGCCAATGTATTCGTCCGACGTAGCGCGCTGGCATCGGTCGGTGGCTTTGACGAGCGCTACACGCAGGCATGGCGCGAGGATTCCGATCTGCACTTCTCCTTGCTGGAGCGTGGTTACACCATTGTCCCGGCGCCGGGCGCTGTTGTCATACACCCCTTGCGGTCGGCCCGTTTCGCGGCAAGCATCAGCAGCCAGAAAAAAGTCATGTACGACGTCCTGCTCTATCGCAATCATCCACGCTTGTATCGCGAGCGAATTCGGCGCACGCCGCCCTGGCTTTATACGGCAGTTACGGCCACCTTGCTGGCAGGTGTGTGCAGCGTGCTGGCCGGTTGGCAGAGCTTGGGATTCGCATCCTTGCTGGTGTGGGCCGTGCTGACCTTGCTCTTCTTTTTCCGGCGCTTGCGCCTTAGCGCCTTTACCTTGCG